Proteins encoded together in one Chiloscyllium plagiosum isolate BGI_BamShark_2017 chromosome 3, ASM401019v2, whole genome shotgun sequence window:
- the disp1 gene encoding protein dispatched homolog 1 isoform X4, whose amino-acid sequence MVKNTGYQATLANYPFKYAEEQAKSHRDDRWSDDPYDRDKRQAEWNFHKDSFFCDVPSDRYSRVVFASADGENLWRTQSIKSMCNLDNARIRSHVQFGELCQRTSAASCCPSWTLGNYIAILNNRSSCQKITERDVAHTLKLLRSCVKYYHNGTLGPECWDKTTRRKDQLKCMSVPRKCTKYNAVYQILHYLVDKDFLSPQTLDYVIPALKYSMLFVPTEKGKSMMDIYLDNFENWNCSDGVTTIAGIEFGIKHNLFQDYLLMDTVYPAIAIVIVLLIMCMYTRSMFITLMTMFAIISSLIVSYFLYRIVFGFKFFPFMNLTALIILVGIGADDAFVLCDVWNHTKFDKPKAELAETVSVTLHHAALSMFVTSFTTAAAFYANYVSNITAIRCFGVYAGTAILVNYILMVTWLPAVVVLHERYLLHLFQCGERPGRRTELTGCLAQLCCQLQRLLLTASETSRVFFEKVLPCIVIKFRYIWLCWFLALTVGGAYIVCVDPKMKLPSLELSEFQVFRSSHPFERYDAEFRQLFVFERVHHGEELHMPITLVWGIAPVDAGDPLNPHNKGQLRLDSTFDVAAPGSQLWLLHFCQRLRNQSFFQQTDEQDFTSCFIETFRQWMENQDCEEPTLYPCCSQSTFPYKQEVFELCIKRAIMELEHSTGYHLDSKTPGPRFDINDTIRAVVLQFQSTYLFTLAYEKMSQFYKEVDAWITEELKGAPAGLANGWFVSGLEFFDLQDSLSDGTLVAMGLSVAVAFSVMLLTTRNVVISLYAIVSITGTIFVTVGSLVLLGWELNVLESVTISVAVGLAVDFAVHYGVAYRLAPETDREGKVVFSLSRMGSAIAMAALTTFVAGAMMMPSTVLAYTQLGTFMMLIMCISWGFATFFFQCMCRCLGPQGSCGTIPLPKRLQCHGLALPPPSHGGHRQREGKRACRTHKQQAAGEGDHLDAEHEHYELEPLATTDGGEAGEKRSGPMGDSDELGTDPRLFNGTRVPTCHPGRPSRATANLPLPPIRFVQVSTRLNSVPHSLESVTARVHANPH is encoded by the coding sequence ATTCGTTCACACGTGCAGtttggggaactttgtcaaaggacCTCAGCTGCTTCCTGCTGCCCCagctggacactgggcaattacATCGCCATCCTCAACAATCGATCCTCCTGCCAGAAGATCACTGAGCGAGATGTGGCCCACACACTAAAACTGCTCCGTTCCTGTGTTAAATATTACCACAATGGGACCCTGGGCCCTGAATGCTGGGACAAGACCACACGCCGTAAAGACCAGCTCAAGTGCATGTCTGTGCCGCGCAAGTGCACCAAGTATAATGCTGTTTACCAAATCCTTCATTATTTGGTGGACAAAGACTTTTTGAGCCCACAGACATTGGACTACGTGATTCCAGCGTTAAAGTACAGCATGCTGTTTGTCCCCACCGAGAAAGGGAAAAGCATGATGGACATTTACTTGGACAATTTTGAGAACTGGAACTGTTCAGATGGTGTCACCACCATTGCAGGGATCGAGTTTGGGATCAAGCACAACTTGTTCCAGGACTACCTCCTGATGGATACTGTGTATCCTGCCATTGCCATTGTGATTGTTCTGCTGATCATGTGCATGTACACCAGGTCCATGTTCATCACTTTGATGACCATGTTCGCCATCATCAGCTCCTTAATCGTCTCCTACTTCCTCTACAGGATTGTGTTTGGCTTCAAGTTTTTCCCTTTCATGAACCTCACCGCACTCATTATTCTGGTGGGGATAGGGGCCGATGATGCCTTTGTGCTGTGCGATGTCTGGAACCACACCAAGTTCGACAAGCCCAAGGCTGAGTTGGCGGAAACAGTGAGTGTCACCCTGCATCACGCTGCCCTCTCCATGTTTGTCACCAGCTTCACCACTGCAGCTGCCTTCTATGCCAACTATGTCAGCAACATCACCGCTATCCGCTGCTTTGGTGTCTACGCTGGCACTGCCATCCTGGTCAATTACATTTTGATGGTGACCTGGCTGCCGGCAGTGGTGGTGCTACACGAGCGTTACCTGCTGCATTTGTTCCAGTGCGGTGAGAGGCCTGGCCGGCGAACGGAGCTCACCGGTTGCCTGGCCCAGCTCTGCTGCCAGCTGCAGCGCCTCCTGCTGACTGCCTCTGAGACCTCCCGCGTATTCTTCGAGAAGGTGCTGCCCTGCATCGTCATCAAGTTCCGCTACATCTGGCTCTGCTGGTTCCTTGCGCTGACCGTTGGCGGTGCCTACATCGTCTGCGTGGACCCCAAGATGAAGCTGCCGTCTCTGGAGCTCTCAGAGTTCCAGGTGTTCCGCTCCTCACACCCCTTTGAGCGTTACGATGCTGAGTTCCGCCAGCTGTTTGTGTTTGAGCGGGTGCACCACGGCGAGGAGCTACACATGCCCATCACGCTGGTGTGGGGCATTGCCCCCGTGGACGCTGGTGACCCCCTCAACCCTCACAATAAGGGCCAGCTGAGGCTGGACTCGACCTTTGACGTGGCCGCTCCTGGCTCCCAGCTCTGGCTCCTGCACTTCTGCCAGCGCCTGAGGAACCAGAGCTTCTTCCAGCAGACAGACGAGCAGGACTTCACCAGCTGCTTCATCGAGACCTTCCGCCAGTGGATGGAGAACCAGGACTGTGAGGAGCCCACCTTGTACCCGTGCTGCAGTCAGTCCACCTTCCCCTACAAGCAAGAGGTGTTTGAATTGTGCATCAAGCGGGCCATTATGGAGCTGGAGCACAGCACTGGCTACCATTTAGACAGCAAGACCCCGGGGCCCCGCTTTGACATCAACGACACCATCCGGGCTGTGGTGCTGCAGTTTCAGAGCACCTACCTCTTCACGCTGGCCTATGAGAAGATGAGCCAGTTCTACAAGGAGGTGGATGCCTGGATCACTGAGGAGCTGAAGGGCGCTCCAGCTGGCCTTGCCAACGGCTGGTTTGTCAGCGGCCTGGAATTCTTTGACCTTCAGGACAGCCTCTCCGATGGCACCCTGGTGGCTATGGGCCTCTCAGTGGCTGTGGCCTTCAGTGTCATGTTACTCACCACCCGCAATGTGGTGATCAGCCTCTACGCCATTGTCTCCATCACCGGCACCATCTTTGTCACAGTGGGCTCATTGGTGCTGCTGGGTTGGGAGCTGAACGTGCTGGAGTCTGTCACCATCTCTGTGGCTGTGGGTTTGGCTGTTGATTTTGCCGTCCATTATGGTGTGGCCTACCGCCTGGCACCGGAGACAGACCGCGAGGGCAAAGTGGTCTTCTCCTTGAGCCGGATGGGCTCAGCCATTGCCATGGCTGCCCTTACCACCTTTGTGGCGGGCGCCATGATGATGCCCTCCACGGTTTTGGCATACACGCAGCTGGGGACCTTCATGATGCTCATCATGTGCATCAGCTGGGGCTTTGCCACCTTCTTCTTCCAGTGTATGTGTCGCTGTCTGGGCCCACAGGGATCCTGTGGCACCATTCCTCTGCCCAAAAGGTTGCAGTGCCACGGCTTGGCGCTGCCACCACCTTCCCATGGCGGTCACAGGCAGAGGGAGGGTAAGAGGGCCTGCCGTACCCACAAACAGCAGGCAGCTGGTGAGGGTGACCACCTGGACGCTGAGCATGAACATTACGAACTTGAGCCCCTGGCCACCACAGACGGTGGTGAAGCTGGTGAGAAGAGATCAGGCCCCATGGGTGACAGCGACGAGCTGGGCACTGATCCTCGGTTATTCAACGGAACCCGTGTGCCCACTTGCCACCCTGGCAGACCGAGCCGAGCCACAGCCAACCTGCCACTGCCTCCAATCCGCTTTGTTCAGGTCAGCACGCGGCTGAACAGTGTCCCGCACTCACTGGAGAGCGTCACTGCCCGGGTTCACGCCAATCCCCATTAA